Proteins from one Bacteroides zhangwenhongii genomic window:
- a CDS encoding sigma-70 family RNA polymerase sigma factor: MEDKATFDKMFNEWYAQFVYFAYYFINDAEVCRDIVSDAFEYLWRNYDKIEEITAKTYLYTIIRTRCIDYLRKQNIHEEYVEFASQLASRIVESHSHESDNRILLIRKAMEKLTPYNCRILEACYIQNKKYKEVAEELNVSVAAIHKNIVKALRILREELGQKGNQDEL, encoded by the coding sequence ATGGAAGATAAAGCCACTTTTGACAAAATGTTTAATGAATGGTATGCGCAATTTGTATATTTTGCATACTATTTCATCAATGATGCTGAAGTCTGTCGTGATATCGTAAGTGATGCCTTTGAGTATTTGTGGCGCAATTATGATAAGATAGAAGAAATTACGGCAAAGACTTATCTTTATACAATTATCCGTACCCGTTGTATCGATTACCTTCGTAAGCAAAACATCCATGAAGAATATGTGGAATTTGCTTCGCAGTTGGCAAGTCGGATCGTAGAATCCCATTCTCATGAGTCGGACAATCGTATTTTACTTATTCGCAAAGCGATGGAAAAGCTGACACCTTATAATTGTCGGATTCTGGAAGCGTGTTACATTCAGAACAAGAAATATAAAGAAGTGGCGGAAGAACTGAATGTCAGTGTAGCTGCTATTCATAAGAATATAGTGAAAGCTTTGCGTATTCTCCGTGAAGAATTAGGGCAAAAAGGTAACCAAGATGAACTTTAA
- a CDS encoding FecR family protein, giving the protein MDTKDINISKSEEEALKIMEDTSSVTSGQIQSLKEDEECMQICSDMAELTIEMQKAKNTLVIDIQKELADFHRKHSEDNKHRKNTSLFWISFAGVAATVIVVLVLRGMLFSSEPEHIQVFQAKASAQEVTLQVDDEKEAKPLEEIVQTFPSTIAQVSSKGVGYRPVQTENKETRKTKVQIHRLSIPRGQTFTVVLSDGTEVLMNSDSRLCYPTVFKGKERVVTLEGEAYFKVVKDTGHPFIVKSGNTQVRVLGTEFNVRSYSPAEICVTLIKGKVAVSDTCGVHAVEMKPGQSAQLSSDGAYVVNEVDIESFLYWKEGFFYFDDVALVDMMKEIGRWYNIDIEFRNSKIMDYRMHFFANRHQDIYHLIELLNRMESFTASLETGKLIIE; this is encoded by the coding sequence ATGGACACTAAAGATATAAATATAAGTAAGTCGGAAGAAGAAGCTCTGAAAATAATGGAGGATACTTCCAGTGTCACTTCCGGACAGATACAAAGTTTAAAGGAAGATGAAGAATGTATGCAGATATGCAGTGATATGGCGGAGCTTACCATAGAGATGCAGAAAGCGAAAAATACACTGGTAATTGATATACAGAAAGAGCTGGCTGATTTTCATCGTAAACATTCTGAAGATAATAAGCACAGAAAAAATACTTCTCTCTTTTGGATAAGTTTTGCCGGAGTGGCGGCAACGGTTATTGTTGTATTGGTTTTGCGTGGGATGTTATTTTCATCGGAACCGGAACATATTCAAGTCTTTCAGGCAAAAGCTTCCGCTCAGGAAGTCACTTTGCAGGTAGACGATGAAAAAGAAGCCAAGCCTCTGGAAGAAATTGTGCAAACATTTCCTTCTACCATTGCCCAAGTTTCTTCAAAAGGAGTGGGTTATCGCCCTGTGCAGACTGAAAACAAGGAAACAAGAAAGACTAAAGTTCAAATACACAGATTGAGTATTCCTAGGGGGCAAACATTTACGGTTGTTTTGTCTGACGGCACCGAAGTACTGATGAACTCGGACAGCCGTTTGTGCTATCCTACGGTTTTCAAGGGAAAAGAAAGAGTGGTTACGTTGGAAGGTGAAGCTTATTTTAAAGTGGTTAAAGATACCGGACATCCTTTTATCGTAAAGAGCGGTAATACACAGGTTCGTGTGCTTGGGACCGAATTTAATGTCAGAAGCTATTCCCCTGCCGAAATTTGTGTCACGCTGATAAAAGGAAAAGTAGCAGTTAGCGATACTTGTGGAGTACATGCCGTAGAAATGAAACCGGGACAGAGTGCGCAATTGTCTTCTGATGGAGCATACGTTGTGAATGAAGTTGATATAGAGTCATTCTTGTATTGGAAGGAAGGATTTTTCTATTTCGACGATGTTGCCTTAGTTGACATGATGAAAGAGATAGGGCGGTGGTATAATATAGATATAGAGTTCCGTAATAGCAAAATTATGGATTATCGGATGCATTTCTTTGCAAATCGTCACCAAGACATTTATCATCTGATCGAATTATTGAATCGTATGGAGAGCTTTACCGCTTCTTTGGAAACAGGAAAGCTTATTATTGAATAA
- a CDS encoding SusC/RagA family TonB-linked outer membrane protein: protein MKKNRAQKFIVLFLLSLFAYSLHTQAQEEKGKQITMEFRNEGLPSVFKRLEKISGYKVLFIYDEISSYTVTGKVEKATIDGALKVIIGKHPLKYHIDGQFINITKKTAKVIREVKGKVLSEEDGFPVIGATVMVEDANISTITDNNGNFKLSDVPQDNQVRVSYVGMQTQLLNPTSYMSVVMKTDTKALNEVVVTGMFSRKKEGFTGSSVTIKGEDLKKYSTNNVAKALAAVAPGLRIVDNINMGSNPNNLPDMRMRGGANMDLESRGAVDFNSANNDVIAVQGEYETYANQPLLIMDGFEIGIQTLADLDPDRVSSIVLLKDAAATAIYGSRAANGVIVIESKTPKPGRIWVTYGGELRIETPDLTGYNLMDAREKLDAELKGGVYTYGGETLEKWRLYQYKLREVLAGVNTYWLDKPLQTSIQQRHTVTLEGGDEALRYRMYVGYNNSPGVMKDSKRDVLTGSLDFQYRLKKVLLKNSITLDNSVANESPWGSFSEYTRLNPYLRPYGEDGEIQKRLDNFEGIGGDSNYLNPMYNTTFNSKDQSKNFAVRELFKVEYNPTEELRLEGAFSLSKSVGHRDIFRPAQHTAFDDVTDPTLRGDYRRSQSESVSWGVDLTGSWNKQLRDHYLTANARMSVLENTSETFGNYVTGFPNDNMDNLLFGKKYNEKVTGLESTSRSIGWVAAGGYSYKYKYSFDFNIRLDGSSQFGKDNRWAPFWSTGLRWDLKKENFLKNVSFISDLILRGTYGTTGSQGFDPYQAHGYYTYANLLLPYYSSDATGSEILAMHNESLKWQTTKSTNLALELGLFDQRFTARIEYYRKITDNMITQVSLAPSVGFPKYPENIGKIENKGWEISLSAIPYKNTAKQAYWTIMVNGSHNADKLLKISEAMKHMNDQNSLKLKDMPLPRYEEGESLSRIWVVRSLGIDPASGDEILLKRNGEMTSAVNWNANDVVPIGNTEPKWQGYINSSFTYMGWGADVSFRYQFGGQVYNQTLLDKVENANLKYNADRRVSQLRWMNPGDKAQFRAINSTGWETKATSRFIMDENVFQGSSLSVYYRMDRTNTKFIGHWGLSSAKVSFNMEDFFYLSTVKRERGLYYPYSRQFTFSLNVGF from the coding sequence ATGAAAAAGAATCGGGCACAGAAGTTCATTGTTTTGTTCTTGCTTTCTCTTTTTGCATATTCGCTGCATACGCAGGCGCAGGAAGAAAAAGGGAAGCAGATCACGATGGAGTTTAGAAACGAAGGGCTGCCTTCTGTTTTTAAACGTTTGGAGAAAATATCGGGATATAAAGTACTTTTTATCTACGATGAAATCAGTTCTTACACAGTCACAGGCAAAGTGGAAAAAGCTACAATCGACGGAGCATTGAAGGTGATTATAGGAAAGCACCCGTTGAAATATCACATCGACGGCCAGTTTATCAATATTACGAAAAAGACCGCTAAAGTGATACGGGAAGTAAAAGGAAAAGTGCTTTCCGAAGAAGATGGCTTTCCGGTGATTGGAGCGACCGTTATGGTGGAGGATGCGAATATCAGTACCATTACGGATAATAACGGAAATTTTAAACTCTCCGATGTTCCACAAGATAATCAGGTCAGAGTATCGTATGTGGGTATGCAGACTCAGTTATTGAATCCCACTTCTTATATGTCGGTAGTGATGAAAACAGACACGAAAGCATTGAACGAAGTAGTGGTGACCGGTATGTTCAGCCGCAAGAAAGAAGGTTTTACCGGTTCGTCTGTCACTATCAAAGGAGAGGATTTGAAGAAATACAGTACAAATAATGTGGCTAAAGCATTGGCCGCCGTTGCTCCCGGACTGCGTATCGTTGATAATATAAACATGGGTTCCAATCCGAACAATTTGCCTGATATGCGTATGCGCGGCGGTGCCAATATGGATTTGGAATCAAGAGGTGCGGTTGATTTTAATTCGGCCAATAATGATGTTATTGCCGTTCAAGGTGAGTATGAAACTTACGCAAATCAACCGTTGCTGATCATGGATGGTTTTGAAATTGGTATACAGACACTAGCCGATTTGGATCCCGACCGCGTTTCTTCTATTGTTCTGTTGAAGGATGCTGCCGCTACAGCAATATATGGTTCGCGTGCTGCGAATGGAGTAATCGTAATTGAAAGTAAAACTCCCAAACCCGGACGTATCTGGGTTACATACGGAGGTGAACTTCGTATTGAAACTCCGGATTTGACAGGATATAATTTGATGGATGCAAGAGAGAAACTGGATGCGGAATTGAAAGGAGGGGTTTATACGTATGGCGGGGAAACACTGGAAAAATGGAGACTTTATCAGTATAAATTGCGTGAAGTATTGGCGGGAGTAAATACATATTGGTTGGATAAGCCTTTACAGACTTCTATTCAACAACGCCACACTGTCACTTTGGAAGGAGGTGATGAGGCATTACGCTATCGGATGTATGTCGGATATAATAATTCTCCGGGTGTAATGAAAGACAGTAAGCGTGATGTATTGACAGGTTCATTGGATTTTCAGTATCGTTTGAAGAAAGTATTGTTGAAGAATAGTATAACTCTTGATAATTCGGTTGCTAATGAGTCTCCGTGGGGAAGTTTCAGTGAATATACCCGTTTGAACCCTTATTTACGTCCTTATGGAGAAGATGGAGAAATTCAGAAACGTTTGGATAACTTTGAAGGAATAGGAGGTGATTCGAATTACTTGAATCCGATGTATAACACTACATTCAACAGTAAGGATCAAAGTAAGAATTTTGCTGTACGCGAGCTTTTTAAAGTAGAATACAATCCTACTGAAGAACTTCGTTTGGAAGGTGCGTTTTCGTTATCGAAAAGTGTAGGACATCGCGATATTTTCCGTCCTGCACAACATACTGCGTTTGATGATGTGACTGATCCTACTCTGAGAGGTGATTATCGCAGAAGCCAAAGTGAATCGGTTAGTTGGGGAGTAGATTTAACAGGAAGTTGGAATAAACAACTGAGAGATCATTATCTGACAGCTAATGCCCGTATGAGTGTATTAGAGAATACTTCGGAAACTTTTGGTAACTATGTTACAGGTTTCCCGAATGATAATATGGATAATTTATTATTTGGTAAAAAGTATAATGAAAAAGTAACCGGTTTGGAAAGCACCAGTCGGTCTATCGGTTGGGTAGCAGCCGGAGGATATTCATATAAATATAAGTATTCGTTTGATTTCAATATACGTTTGGACGGTTCTTCTCAATTTGGAAAAGATAATCGATGGGCTCCTTTCTGGTCGACTGGATTGCGCTGGGATTTAAAGAAAGAAAACTTCTTGAAAAACGTCTCTTTTATTTCCGACTTGATATTGAGAGGTACTTATGGTACTACCGGTTCACAAGGGTTTGACCCTTATCAGGCACATGGGTATTATACATATGCTAACCTGCTGCTGCCTTATTATTCATCAGATGCTACCGGTTCGGAGATTCTGGCAATGCACAATGAAAGTTTAAAATGGCAAACTACCAAAAGTACCAATTTAGCGTTGGAACTGGGACTATTTGACCAGCGTTTTACCGCTCGTATAGAATATTACCGTAAAATAACCGATAATATGATTACTCAGGTTAGTCTTGCACCTTCCGTTGGTTTTCCCAAATATCCCGAGAACATCGGTAAGATAGAGAATAAAGGTTGGGAGATCAGTCTTTCTGCTATTCCTTATAAGAATACTGCCAAACAAGCTTATTGGACCATTATGGTGAACGGTTCGCATAATGCTGACAAATTATTAAAAATATCAGAAGCGATGAAACACATGAATGATCAGAATTCATTAAAGCTAAAAGATATGCCATTACCCCGCTATGAAGAAGGAGAATCTCTTTCCCGTATTTGGGTAGTGCGTTCGTTGGGTATTGATCCGGCTTCTGGAGATGAAATTTTGTTGAAACGCAATGGAGAAATGACAAGTGCTGTCAATTGGAATGCGAATGATGTAGTACCAATTGGTAATACGGAACCTAAATGGCAAGGATATATTAATTCCTCTTTTACTTATATGGGATGGGGAGCCGATGTAAGTTTCAGATATCAGTTTGGTGGTCAGGTATACAATCAGACTTTACTTGATAAAGTGGAAAATGCGAATTTGAAATATAATGCTGACCGCAGGGTATCTCAACTCCGTTGGATGAACCCGGGTGATAAGGCACAGTTCCGTGCTATTAATTCTACGGGATGGGAAACGAAGGCTACTTCCCGTTTTATTATGGATGAAAATGTATTTCAGGGAAGTTCTTTATCGGTCTATTATCGTATGGACCGTACGAATACCAAGTTTATCGGCCATTGGGGATTGAGTTCGGCTAAAGTATCCTTCAATATGGAAGATTTCTTCTACTTGTCTACTGTAAAACGTGAAAGAGGTTTATATTATCCTTATTCACGTCAGTTCACATTTTCTTTGAATGTAGGTTTCTAA
- a CDS encoding RagB/SusD family nutrient uptake outer membrane protein: MKHIIYILLTTMVLGIVSCSDWLDVSPKTSIPADKQFESESGFKDALTGIYLKLGTRELYAGDLTYGYLDELAGLYTNYPGYNTNTVFNQSIVFDYENQFLSKKNGIYADMYTIIANINNFLEYVDKNKDVLVTERFYETMKGEALGLRAFLHFDLLRLFGPVYKKNPASEAIPYRTAFNKDATPILSADEVVNAILKDLNEAEKLLKENDPCDFFTDHENEAYKDKNHFLVNREFRMNLYAVKAMLARVYCYKGDVESRKLAVEYAREVIGASKYFTLYKSQTAANYNSIRYAEQIFGITVNEFSNLLSDNGMDMESVNTEYHFMTSKENYELFYETEGAGNTDWRRLAVMFTVVNSSDGSGVVFSRKYNQKPLTVSYNYSGANAVPLIRLPEMYYIVAECATIPSESAEALNTVRFARGISYNDEILTDGYDNVDAASEENKQQTKRVNEIMKEYRKEYFAEGQLFYFLKAHDYSTYYGCGVEAMTDAHYQVTLPDNEYIFGNNSK, translated from the coding sequence ATGAAACATATTATATATATACTATTAACGACAATGGTGCTGGGGATTGTGTCCTGCAGTGATTGGTTGGATGTCTCTCCGAAAACTTCTATTCCTGCCGATAAGCAATTTGAATCGGAATCCGGGTTCAAGGATGCTCTTACGGGTATTTACTTAAAATTAGGAACAAGAGAGTTATATGCCGGAGATTTGACTTATGGATATTTGGATGAATTGGCAGGTTTATATACAAATTATCCCGGTTATAATACGAATACCGTTTTTAATCAAAGTATTGTGTTTGATTATGAAAATCAGTTCTTAAGTAAAAAGAACGGGATTTATGCAGATATGTATACTATCATCGCCAATATTAATAATTTTCTGGAATATGTAGATAAGAATAAAGACGTATTGGTAACGGAACGATTTTATGAAACTATGAAAGGAGAAGCTCTCGGACTCCGGGCTTTTCTTCATTTTGACTTATTACGTTTGTTTGGTCCGGTTTATAAAAAGAATCCTGCGTCTGAGGCTATTCCTTATCGTACAGCTTTCAATAAAGATGCTACTCCTATTCTATCAGCAGATGAAGTGGTAAACGCTATTTTGAAAGACTTGAATGAGGCTGAAAAACTTCTGAAAGAGAATGACCCGTGTGACTTTTTTACAGATCATGAAAATGAAGCATACAAAGATAAGAATCATTTTCTTGTGAATCGTGAGTTCAGGATGAATCTGTATGCTGTGAAAGCAATGTTAGCTCGTGTATATTGTTATAAAGGGGATGTGGAAAGCCGGAAATTGGCTGTGGAATATGCCAGAGAGGTAATTGGAGCTTCTAAATATTTTACTTTATATAAATCACAAACGGCTGCTAATTATAATTCCATACGATATGCAGAGCAGATTTTCGGAATAACAGTAAATGAATTTTCTAATTTACTTTCGGATAATGGTATGGATATGGAAAGTGTCAATACGGAATATCACTTCATGACTTCAAAAGAAAATTATGAATTATTTTATGAAACTGAAGGAGCCGGTAATACGGATTGGAGACGTTTGGCTGTGATGTTCACTGTCGTAAATTCTTCAGACGGAAGCGGAGTCGTTTTTAGTAGAAAGTATAATCAAAAGCCGCTGACAGTGTCTTATAACTATTCTGGAGCTAATGCGGTACCTTTGATTCGTCTGCCGGAAATGTATTATATCGTAGCGGAATGTGCCACTATTCCTTCGGAGAGCGCCGAAGCATTGAATACAGTCCGTTTTGCGCGGGGCATTTCTTATAATGACGAGATTCTAACCGATGGCTATGATAATGTTGATGCTGCTTCGGAAGAGAATAAGCAACAGACTAAGCGCGTCAATGAAATTATGAAAGAATATAGAAAAGAGTATTTTGCCGAGGGGCAACTTTTCTATTTCTTGAAAGCGCATGATTATAGTACTTATTATGGTTGTGGAGTAGAAGCTATGACCGATGCACATTATCAGGTGACTCTGCCGGATAATGAGTATATTTTTGGAAATAACTCTAAATGA
- a CDS encoding DUF4843 domain-containing protein: MKRIIYFALLILISGVYMGCSENEIELYNQTPRINFYGNTHLRILIDTDYVKKEPYSVDSFTVQIQGDLLKESRDFCVKVTPNSNYKNSVDVLLNDKYTYTSLDTIHQVFYFRFTRPEMKKGKNLYGCNLEFDLDNSAHKFDKGLVEKNQIIFSVRWEIEPDEWDWEWGDYSDAKYMFMMDILGHTSEDVEDIDADKAKVVDAYANYKAEGNPPILDEDGNEISFE, encoded by the coding sequence ATGAAAAGAATTATATATTTTGCTTTACTGATTCTTATCAGTGGTGTATATATGGGGTGCAGTGAAAATGAAATAGAGCTGTACAATCAGACACCTCGTATTAATTTTTATGGAAATACACATTTACGTATTCTTATTGATACGGATTATGTGAAGAAAGAACCTTATTCAGTAGATAGTTTTACCGTACAGATTCAAGGGGATCTTTTGAAAGAAAGCCGTGATTTTTGTGTAAAAGTAACTCCGAACAGTAATTATAAAAATTCTGTAGATGTGTTATTGAACGATAAGTATACATATACTTCTTTGGATACTATCCATCAGGTCTTTTATTTTAGATTTACTCGTCCGGAAATGAAGAAAGGTAAGAATTTATATGGTTGTAATCTCGAATTTGATTTAGATAATTCTGCACATAAGTTTGATAAAGGGTTGGTAGAAAAGAATCAGATAATTTTTTCTGTGAGATGGGAAATTGAACCTGATGAGTGGGATTGGGAATGGGGAGACTATAGTGATGCCAAATATATGTTTATGATGGATATATTGGGACATACATCGGAAGATGTAGAAGATATTGATGCTGATAAGGCTAAAGTTGTAGATGCTTATGCAAATTATAAAGCAGAAGGTAACCCTCCTATTTTGGATGAAGATGGAAATGAAATAAGTTTTGAATAA
- a CDS encoding PKD-like family lipoprotein produces the protein MKKYIIYIISFVVVALLQISCYDDKGDYDYHEVNSMEVKIPETKLRMPKDEAVEVSIVPEISQTLEQNEANLVFQWKKTKKGVKAGSERMIDYEDYSVGKECKITVEPYESENIGLMVVVTDRKNGTTWYQTGEVAIIRPLNPCWFILQEKEESGILGAIEGTPEGYYVYSDVFKSELNQAFPLSGKPLAVSARKNYGNSKLKDMLSFLGFKVIPALMLVTDCDLSLFTPSTLKPIYRSDKILFEPVNEGESLKIEFYKMSTHGELFVNNGKAYCAFMDAFCVPYSVKSGNEYPAISAFGSYKGGLLFFDKVNHCFLNASLPGTFDYMGNQATQNIRKFGTPWSDQKPVSIYSMEDDANVFDPDAIDPSLQVKDIITGGSYGNYAYAITAPFNGKELTVFKFSADWENEDPTCAAKYTIAVPSEVDVETAKFAASYAYTANIIFMASGNKLYRINLDRGQVTELYAYEVDSSAQIASLKFKDPESVREENDGEAEGEYKEKLGMCLGLGINTGEKGVVVEIQLTMAGDISREERSICVYEDPNQPIGKIVDITYNYE, from the coding sequence ATGAAAAAGTATATCATCTATATAATAAGTTTTGTTGTAGTAGCTTTGTTGCAGATAAGCTGCTATGATGATAAAGGGGATTATGATTATCATGAAGTGAATTCAATGGAAGTCAAAATACCTGAAACAAAGTTACGTATGCCGAAAGACGAAGCGGTGGAAGTATCTATTGTACCGGAGATTTCTCAAACGTTAGAGCAGAATGAAGCCAATCTTGTATTTCAATGGAAAAAGACCAAGAAAGGAGTAAAGGCCGGTTCGGAAAGAATGATCGATTATGAAGATTATTCTGTAGGAAAAGAATGTAAGATAACGGTTGAACCCTATGAATCAGAAAATATAGGTTTAATGGTAGTGGTTACAGATAGGAAGAACGGAACAACTTGGTATCAGACTGGGGAAGTTGCTATTATTCGACCTTTAAATCCTTGTTGGTTTATATTACAAGAAAAGGAAGAAAGTGGTATATTAGGAGCTATCGAAGGTACTCCAGAGGGGTATTATGTTTATTCTGATGTATTTAAGTCGGAATTGAATCAGGCTTTTCCACTTAGTGGAAAACCTTTGGCTGTTAGTGCAAGAAAAAATTATGGAAATTCGAAGTTGAAAGATATGTTATCTTTTTTGGGCTTTAAGGTAATTCCGGCATTGATGTTAGTCACAGATTGTGATTTGTCATTATTTACTCCGAGTACGTTGAAACCAATATACCGATCTGATAAAATACTTTTTGAACCGGTCAATGAGGGAGAATCTTTAAAGATTGAATTTTATAAAATGAGTACTCATGGCGAATTATTTGTGAATAATGGAAAGGCATATTGTGCTTTTATGGATGCTTTCTGCGTTCCATACTCAGTGAAAAGCGGTAACGAGTATCCTGCTATTTCCGCTTTTGGTTCTTATAAAGGTGGGTTGTTGTTTTTCGATAAAGTAAACCATTGTTTTCTTAATGCTTCTCTTCCTGGTACTTTTGATTATATGGGGAATCAGGCTACACAAAATATACGTAAGTTTGGAACTCCTTGGAGCGACCAAAAGCCGGTGAGCATTTATTCAATGGAAGATGATGCTAATGTTTTTGATCCGGATGCCATAGACCCGTCGTTACAAGTGAAAGATATAATTACCGGAGGAAGCTATGGCAATTATGCCTATGCTATCACTGCTCCTTTCAACGGAAAAGAACTCACGGTCTTTAAGTTTAGTGCGGATTGGGAAAATGAGGATCCTACTTGCGCTGCTAAATATACAATAGCTGTCCCTTCGGAGGTGGATGTAGAAACAGCTAAATTTGCTGCTTCTTATGCCTATACGGCAAATATCATATTTATGGCTTCCGGTAATAAATTGTATCGTATCAACCTTGACCGTGGGCAAGTGACAGAACTTTATGCTTATGAAGTCGATTCATCGGCACAAATTGCTAGTCTTAAATTTAAGGATCCCGAAAGTGTGAGAGAAGAAAATGATGGGGAAGCGGAGGGAGAATATAAGGAAAAATTAGGAATGTGTCTTGGGCTTGGTATCAATACAGGTGAGAAGGGGGTAGTTGTGGAAATACAGTTGACAATGGCAGGTGATATTTCTCGTGAAGAGAGAAGTATTTGTGTTTACGAAGATCCTAATCAGCCTATTGGTAAGATAGTGGATATCACTTACAATTATGAATAA